In the Muricauda sp. MAR_2010_75 genome, one interval contains:
- a CDS encoding class I SAM-dependent methyltransferase — MNPLDQKIEAHYHKEGLFEEVLARLENQNIDLNSVQRSDIAGVDEFHVRGAAVSKELAASIDLNDKKVLDMGSGLGGPCRMLADEFNCTATGIDLSPEFVRTANALSKLVGLEDRTFFIQGSATRLPFEANSFDVVWTQHVQMNIPDKENFYSEAHRVLKPGGYFLYYDIFRKEDGNIQYPMPWASQENLSFLIKNNEMAHIVEDLGLKSISKTDQTQAGIAFFTSLLAKVKQQGPPKLGLNVLMGDSTVSKLTNLLAHLQKGLLMLESGVYQKST, encoded by the coding sequence ATGAATCCCCTTGACCAAAAAATAGAAGCACATTACCACAAAGAAGGCCTGTTTGAAGAAGTTTTGGCCCGTCTGGAAAATCAAAATATCGATTTAAACAGCGTACAACGAAGTGATATTGCCGGTGTGGATGAATTTCATGTGCGGGGTGCTGCAGTTTCCAAAGAATTGGCAGCATCCATCGACCTGAATGACAAAAAGGTTCTTGACATGGGAAGTGGGCTTGGAGGCCCTTGTAGAATGCTTGCCGATGAGTTCAACTGCACGGCCACCGGAATTGACTTAAGCCCGGAGTTTGTACGGACGGCCAATGCACTTTCCAAATTGGTGGGATTGGAAGACAGAACGTTTTTCATTCAAGGAAGTGCCACCCGACTTCCTTTTGAAGCTAATTCATTTGATGTGGTCTGGACGCAGCATGTGCAAATGAATATTCCTGACAAGGAAAATTTTTACAGCGAAGCTCACAGAGTGCTTAAACCCGGAGGGTATTTTTTGTATTACGATATCTTCAGAAAGGAAGATGGGAATATTCAATATCCTATGCCCTGGGCGTCACAAGAAAACTTAAGTTTTCTCATTAAAAACAATGAAATGGCCCATATTGTTGAAGATTTGGGATTAAAATCCATTTCTAAAACTGATCAGACCCAAGCCGGGATAGCGTTTTTTACATCACTTTTAGCTAAAGTAAAACAGCAGGGGCCACCCAAATTGGGATTAAATGTCCTCATGGGGGATTCCACGGTTTCCAAACTCACCAACTTATTGGCCCATTTACAAAAAGGGCTATTGATGCTGGAAAGCGGAGTTTACCAGAAATCTACTTAG
- a CDS encoding tetratricopeptide repeat protein → MALDSNEYPDKSISKFESMLKTDDVYFFDAEDFEEIIHHYLNNGKISLGKKAIQIGLEQHPNSLELKLLQVEVLTFEDKYEAAERLLDEIQNIDAHNEEIYIQRANIQSKKDNHQEAVNLLLEALHISEDSFDIHSLLGMEYLFMDDYEKAKRSFMRCVEFDDRDYSSLYNVVYCFEFLEDFDGAIFYLNDYLERNPYCEVAWHQLGKMYYAMDLFPEALTAYDFAIISDDSFIGAYFEKGKVLEKLGRYNEAIENYETTISIDDPTSHAFLRIGKCHEKLGNYDLAKYYYYNTVHEDPLLDKGWLAITNFHYKLKDYDKALYYINKAINIDGENPLYWKKAAKIYLAMDNLDEADFAFKQTVDLGNYELDTWRNWAEVLKRIGDFDSTIQVLIQGLEFYPDNAALTYKLAGIYLKAKDTKEAKEKLKEAMQLDIKKLQLFDEEFPEFSEVKWLQTLVSQIKKTST, encoded by the coding sequence ATGGCGTTAGATTCTAACGAGTATCCTGACAAATCCATAAGCAAATTTGAGTCCATGCTGAAGACGGATGACGTCTATTTCTTTGATGCAGAGGACTTTGAGGAAATCATACACCATTACCTGAACAACGGCAAAATCTCCTTGGGCAAAAAAGCCATTCAGATTGGTTTGGAACAACATCCCAATTCTTTGGAATTAAAGCTTTTGCAGGTGGAGGTATTGACCTTTGAGGATAAATATGAAGCTGCAGAGCGATTATTGGATGAAATTCAGAATATAGATGCCCACAACGAGGAAATCTATATTCAACGGGCCAATATCCAATCCAAAAAGGACAATCACCAAGAGGCCGTGAATCTACTTTTGGAAGCTCTGCACATCAGCGAAGATAGCTTTGATATCCATTCCTTGTTGGGAATGGAATACCTGTTCATGGATGATTATGAAAAGGCCAAGCGCAGCTTTATGCGCTGCGTTGAATTTGACGACAGGGACTATTCCTCTCTATACAATGTGGTATATTGCTTTGAGTTTTTGGAAGATTTTGATGGGGCCATTTTTTACCTGAACGACTATTTGGAACGCAATCCCTATTGCGAAGTGGCATGGCACCAGTTGGGTAAAATGTACTATGCCATGGATTTGTTTCCAGAAGCGCTTACCGCTTATGATTTTGCCATTATTTCGGATGACTCCTTCATTGGTGCTTATTTTGAAAAAGGAAAAGTGCTTGAAAAATTGGGCAGATATAACGAAGCCATAGAAAATTACGAAACCACCATTTCTATAGACGATCCCACTTCACATGCCTTTCTTCGTATAGGTAAGTGTCATGAAAAATTGGGCAATTATGACTTGGCCAAATACTATTATTACAACACGGTACACGAAGACCCTTTATTGGACAAAGGCTGGCTGGCCATCACTAATTTTCATTACAAACTAAAAGACTACGACAAGGCATTGTACTATATCAACAAGGCCATAAATATTGATGGGGAAAATCCGTTGTATTGGAAAAAAGCCGCCAAAATCTATCTGGCCATGGACAATTTGGATGAGGCCGATTTTGCCTTTAAGCAAACTGTTGATTTGGGCAACTATGAATTGGATACCTGGCGAAACTGGGCCGAGGTGCTAAAAAGAATCGGGGATTTTGACTCCACCATACAAGTCTTGATCCAAGGGTTGGAATTCTATCCAGATAATGCAGCACTGACCTATAAACTGGCCGGCATCTACCTAAAAGCCAAAGACACCAAAGAAGCAAAGGAAAAATTGAAGGAAGCCATGCAATTGGATATAAAAAAATTGCAACTCTTTGATGAGGAGTTTCCAGAGTTCAGCGAAGTAAAGTGGTTGCAAACATTGGTTTCCCAAATTAAAAAGACTTCTACCTAA
- a CDS encoding DUF349 domain-containing protein — MQENERKLQQAEGGTEQISDNTKTPLEESPISEPKESDTAVAEQAEETKSENGSPPESNEETEKASPKEDSDEAIDEIDESNAEDAEDADNEKRHYIPMLDYHAMSMENLVGELQRLVKNEKVQAIHKHVSSIKYEFDQKFQEFLEHKKEEFVSKGGNEIDFRYNSVAKRQFNEVYGEYREKRDQYYKQLEQNLKSNLQKRLEIIEQLKGLIDVEEDINTTYKNFKELQENWKNAGPVPRANYNDVWRTYHHHMEIFYDFLHLNRELRDLDFKHNLEEKEKLVEKAEALADEPDLGKAFRELQTLHKIWKEDIGPVAKEKREEIWERFSNATKAMHQRRQEHFQELEKVYEKNLEKKQEIIEDIAKIAGSVADNHRGIQQQIREVEALRDAFFKAGKVPQKVNEETWGAFKEVVRKFNRNKNAFYKDQKKEQHKNLEKKRELLELAISLKDSDDWAAVTPQMKRIQSDWKKIGHVPRKYSDKIWNEFKNACNHYFDRLHAEKNEAHKEEYENFEKKNDCLNRLKAFQLRGDKKKDLASIKAFLDEWKQYGRIPYNKKHINGKFNKIIDALFKKVGVSKQESELLKYGNKVQELAKTEDNHAIGNERVFIRRKINDSKSEIRQLENNLQFFSDDSEDNPLVKEVINNINKQKETLQTWKEKLKKLNILENKLNREAEEDEDGSEEE, encoded by the coding sequence ATGCAGGAAAATGAGCGTAAACTTCAGCAAGCTGAAGGTGGTACTGAACAAATATCGGACAATACAAAGACTCCATTGGAAGAAAGCCCCATTTCTGAACCAAAAGAGTCCGATACCGCTGTAGCTGAACAAGCTGAAGAAACCAAATCTGAAAATGGTTCACCCCCCGAATCCAATGAGGAAACCGAAAAAGCTTCACCTAAAGAAGACTCCGACGAAGCCATTGACGAAATAGATGAGTCCAATGCCGAGGATGCTGAAGATGCAGATAATGAAAAGCGGCATTACATTCCCATGTTGGATTACCATGCCATGTCCATGGAAAACCTTGTGGGTGAATTACAGCGTTTGGTCAAAAATGAAAAAGTACAGGCCATACACAAGCATGTAAGTTCCATTAAATACGAGTTTGACCAAAAATTTCAGGAGTTTTTAGAGCATAAAAAAGAAGAATTTGTTTCCAAAGGTGGCAATGAGATAGATTTTAGGTACAATTCGGTTGCCAAAAGACAGTTCAATGAGGTATATGGAGAATATCGTGAAAAACGTGACCAATACTACAAGCAACTGGAGCAAAACTTAAAGAGTAATCTCCAAAAACGACTTGAAATCATTGAGCAGCTCAAAGGGCTGATTGATGTGGAAGAGGATATCAACACCACCTATAAAAACTTTAAGGAACTCCAAGAAAATTGGAAGAATGCAGGACCTGTTCCACGAGCCAATTACAACGATGTATGGCGTACCTACCACCATCACATGGAAATCTTTTACGATTTTCTTCACTTAAACCGTGAGCTTCGTGACCTGGACTTTAAGCACAATCTTGAGGAAAAAGAAAAATTGGTAGAGAAGGCCGAAGCACTTGCCGATGAACCCGATCTGGGCAAAGCATTCCGGGAACTCCAAACCCTGCACAAAATTTGGAAAGAAGATATAGGCCCCGTGGCCAAAGAAAAACGCGAGGAAATTTGGGAGCGTTTTAGCAACGCCACCAAAGCCATGCACCAACGTAGACAGGAACATTTTCAGGAGTTGGAAAAGGTCTACGAGAAAAATCTGGAGAAAAAACAGGAAATCATTGAAGACATTGCCAAGATTGCAGGTAGTGTTGCAGATAACCACAGAGGAATCCAACAACAGATCCGAGAGGTGGAAGCACTGAGAGACGCCTTTTTTAAAGCGGGAAAAGTGCCCCAAAAAGTAAACGAAGAAACTTGGGGTGCCTTTAAGGAGGTGGTTCGGAAATTCAATAGGAACAAAAATGCCTTCTATAAGGATCAAAAAAAGGAACAGCATAAAAACCTAGAGAAGAAAAGGGAATTATTGGAGTTGGCAATTTCTTTGAAAGATAGTGATGATTGGGCTGCGGTAACCCCCCAAATGAAACGCATACAAAGCGATTGGAAAAAGATTGGCCATGTGCCCCGTAAATATTCCGACAAAATTTGGAATGAGTTCAAGAATGCCTGCAACCACTACTTTGACCGTTTACATGCCGAAAAGAACGAAGCACACAAGGAGGAATACGAAAACTTCGAGAAGAAAAATGATTGCCTGAATCGTTTAAAGGCCTTCCAGTTGAGGGGCGACAAGAAAAAAGATTTGGCCTCCATTAAAGCATTTTTGGATGAATGGAAGCAATACGGTCGCATTCCCTACAACAAAAAACATATCAATGGTAAGTTTAATAAGATCATTGATGCTCTTTTCAAAAAAGTAGGCGTAAGCAAACAGGAATCTGAATTGCTCAAGTACGGTAACAAAGTGCAAGAGCTGGCCAAGACAGAAGATAACCACGCCATTGGTAATGAAAGGGTCTTCATCAGAAGGAAAATCAATGATAGCAAATCGGAGATACGCCAGTTGGAAAACAATTTGCAGTTCTTCTCGGATGACTCTGAAGACAATCCATTGGTAAAAGAAGTCATCAACAACATCAATAAGCAGAAAGAGACGCTGCAAACCTGGAAAGAAAAGCTCAAAAAACTGAACATCCTTGAAAATAAACTGAATCGTGAAGCGGAGGAAGATGAGGATGGTTCTGAGGAAGAATAG
- a CDS encoding aspartate aminotransferase family protein encodes MSKNDFFTYQAQTTPHPLGMEISHAKGSYIYDTAGNAHLDFVAGVSACGLGHCHPRVINAIKEQVDKYMHVMVYGEYVQQPAVEFTKLLASHLPENLETTYLVNSGTEAMEGALKLARRYTGRSEIIAAKNAYHGNTMGSLSIMGFEERKSAFRPLIPDIRFISFNLEADLTKITERTAAVVLETIQGGAGFILPKDGYLEKVRKRCNEVGAVLILDEIQPGFGRTGKLFAFEHFNCVPDILVIGKGMASGLPVGAFVASKEMMATLQDSPKLGHITTFGGNPVIAAASLATFQEITESQLIAETLEKEKLFRKLLVHPLIDEIRGKGLMLALLMRNKEITDHLILTAAREGLVLFWLLFEPRAVRISPPLTLSMKEIAQGCDQIIAILNRYKPATVN; translated from the coding sequence ATGTCAAAAAACGACTTTTTTACATATCAGGCCCAAACTACCCCACATCCCTTAGGCATGGAGATATCCCATGCTAAGGGAAGTTACATTTACGATACTGCAGGAAATGCCCATCTGGATTTTGTGGCAGGCGTTTCCGCTTGTGGGTTGGGCCATTGTCACCCAAGGGTGATCAATGCCATTAAGGAGCAGGTGGATAAGTACATGCACGTAATGGTCTACGGCGAATATGTGCAACAACCTGCCGTGGAATTTACCAAACTGCTGGCTTCCCATCTCCCTGAAAATCTGGAGACAACTTATTTGGTCAATTCCGGTACGGAAGCCATGGAAGGTGCACTAAAGCTGGCGAGGCGCTACACCGGTCGTTCAGAAATTATTGCCGCTAAAAATGCCTACCACGGAAATACCATGGGCAGTCTGAGCATTATGGGGTTTGAAGAACGTAAAAGTGCTTTTAGACCCTTGATTCCAGATATTCGATTTATTTCCTTCAATTTAGAGGCTGATTTGACCAAGATTACAGAGAGAACTGCGGCTGTGGTCTTGGAAACCATTCAGGGCGGCGCTGGTTTTATCCTACCCAAAGATGGGTATCTGGAAAAAGTACGGAAACGTTGCAATGAGGTCGGAGCTGTTCTTATTTTAGATGAAATTCAACCCGGATTTGGTAGAACTGGAAAACTTTTCGCCTTTGAACACTTTAATTGCGTTCCCGATATTTTGGTCATTGGAAAAGGCATGGCGTCCGGACTGCCCGTTGGTGCATTTGTGGCTTCCAAGGAAATGATGGCTACCTTACAAGACAGTCCAAAATTGGGCCACATAACCACTTTTGGTGGAAATCCAGTCATAGCGGCTGCCAGTCTGGCAACGTTTCAGGAAATCACTGAATCACAGCTCATTGCAGAAACCTTGGAAAAGGAAAAACTGTTCCGTAAGCTTTTGGTACATCCTTTGATTGATGAAATACGAGGCAAGGGATTAATGTTGGCGTTGTTGATGAGGAACAAAGAAATTACGGACCATCTCATACTTACTGCGGCCAGGGAAGGGCTAGTTCTTTTTTGGTTGCTTTTTGAGCCAAGAGCCGTTCGAATTTCACCACCATTGACCCTTTCCATGAAAGAAATTGCGCAAGGTTGCGACCAAATCATTGCTATTTTAAATCGGTATAAACCTGCAACTGTTAACTAA
- a CDS encoding cation transporter, with translation MVDTGKQYRIAFVLAIFTIVYNVLEGLISTYLGFEDESLALFGFGADSFIEVISGLGIAHMIVRIQRRPNSNRDNFERTALKITGFAFYALVMALVATSIYNMYTGHKPLTTFWGVVISIISILVMWALVMGKRSVGKKLDSAPILADANCTLVCVYMSIILLISSGIYELWGIGYIDSLGTLGLAYFAFNEGKECFEKANSDKYCGCE, from the coding sequence ATGGTAGATACAGGAAAACAGTATAGAATTGCCTTCGTACTTGCCATATTTACTATTGTTTACAATGTATTGGAAGGGCTTATTTCCACCTACCTTGGATTTGAAGATGAAAGTTTGGCCCTGTTCGGTTTTGGTGCAGATAGCTTTATAGAGGTTATCTCTGGATTGGGAATTGCACACATGATTGTTCGCATTCAAAGGCGGCCCAACAGTAATAGGGACAATTTTGAACGTACCGCACTAAAAATCACCGGTTTTGCATTTTATGCTTTGGTCATGGCTCTTGTCGCAACCAGCATCTACAACATGTATACAGGCCACAAACCTTTGACTACATTCTGGGGCGTGGTGATTTCCATAATTTCCATTTTGGTAATGTGGGCTTTGGTCATGGGGAAAAGAAGTGTGGGGAAAAAACTGGACTCCGCTCCTATTTTGGCCGATGCCAATTGCACCTTGGTCTGTGTGTACATGTCCATAATATTGCTGATCAGCAGTGGAATCTATGAACTTTGGGGTATTGGATATATTGATAGCCTTGGAACCTTGGGTCTTGCCTATTTTGCCTTTAATGAAGGAAAGGAATGTTTTGAAAAAGCGAATAGTGACAAATATTGCGGCTGTGAGTAA
- a CDS encoding DUF368 domain-containing protein, whose protein sequence is MHQPRSFLDNFFLVIKGLCMGAANKVPGVSGGIVAFVGGFYEEFIYSLQKLNSKAVKLLFNGRFKSFYQYTNAQFLGLLIFGMLVSYFSVSRILDYFLDHNELFVWATFFGMILGSIYYIAKDYDSWNRRTIPFGILGLIIGVSISFLSPARENDNLFFIFFCGIISVSGMTLPGLSGSFILILLGNYVLLLVDSVNALYDTFSEIFSGDFGFMKNPERMETLKILAVFTLGSATGLVTFSHLLSYVLKHYKATATAVILGFIIGSLGVVWPWKRTMYKMDAMGNLILDSNGDKIVRNYERYFPNFGHAETWWAVLFVILGILVLLLLDWYGKNRKERKQVRTAR, encoded by the coding sequence ATGCATCAACCTAGATCATTTCTGGATAATTTCTTTTTGGTCATAAAAGGCCTCTGCATGGGTGCTGCCAACAAGGTGCCCGGTGTTTCAGGAGGTATTGTTGCTTTTGTGGGCGGTTTTTATGAAGAATTCATCTATTCCTTGCAAAAACTTAATTCCAAGGCGGTAAAACTGCTCTTCAATGGCAGGTTCAAGAGTTTTTACCAATATACGAACGCCCAATTTTTGGGGTTGCTCATTTTTGGGATGTTGGTGAGCTATTTTAGCGTTTCCCGAATCCTGGATTATTTTTTGGACCACAACGAGCTCTTTGTGTGGGCCACTTTCTTCGGAATGATTTTGGGCTCCATTTATTACATCGCCAAAGATTATGACTCTTGGAACCGAAGGACCATTCCCTTTGGGATTTTGGGGCTCATCATCGGTGTCTCCATTAGTTTTTTGAGTCCCGCCCGGGAAAACGACAACCTGTTCTTTATTTTTTTCTGTGGTATCATAAGTGTTTCGGGGATGACGTTACCGGGACTTTCAGGTTCATTTATTCTGATTCTTTTGGGAAATTACGTTTTACTGCTGGTTGATTCGGTGAATGCGTTGTACGATACTTTTTCAGAAATCTTTTCAGGCGATTTTGGGTTTATGAAAAATCCTGAACGTATGGAAACCCTGAAAATATTGGCTGTTTTTACCTTGGGCTCCGCAACGGGATTGGTGACCTTCTCCCACTTGCTGAGCTATGTACTAAAACATTACAAAGCTACGGCCACCGCTGTAATTTTAGGATTTATTATCGGTTCTTTGGGCGTGGTTTGGCCTTGGAAACGCACCATGTACAAAATGGATGCTATGGGCAATCTAATTTTGGATTCCAACGGAGATAAAATTGTTCGCAACTATGAACGCTACTTTCCCAATTTTGGACATGCAGAAACTTGGTGGGCCGTTCTTTTTGTGATTTTGGGAATTTTGGTATTATTGTTATTGGATTGGTATGGGAAAAACAGAAAAGAAAGAAAACAGGTACGGACTGCTCGGTAG
- a CDS encoding shikimate dehydrogenase — protein MGKTEKKENRYGLLGRNISYSFSQGYFTKKFQELGLNDHSYENFDIPDISEFKSVLAEPNLKGLNVTIPYKQDVIPFLDELDKKAASIGAVNTIKFTENGLKGFNTDAYGFQQSLQKLLKPHHKKALVLGTGGASKAICFVLDELGIDHAYVSRSKKKNQFTYEELTKDIVEAYKVIINCTPLGTHPNVENKPDLPYQHIGNKHLLFDLIYNPEKTTFLALGEANGATISNGLEMLLGQAEKAWEIWNTP, from the coding sequence ATGGGAAAAACAGAAAAGAAAGAAAACAGGTACGGACTGCTCGGTAGAAACATCTCCTATTCTTTCTCACAAGGCTATTTTACCAAAAAATTCCAAGAGTTGGGGCTGAACGACCATAGCTATGAAAACTTTGATATCCCGGACATTTCTGAATTTAAATCGGTATTGGCCGAACCCAATCTTAAAGGGCTCAATGTAACCATTCCCTACAAACAGGACGTTATCCCCTTTTTGGATGAACTGGACAAAAAAGCAGCCTCAATAGGCGCGGTGAATACCATAAAGTTTACGGAAAATGGCCTAAAGGGTTTTAATACAGATGCGTATGGTTTCCAGCAATCACTACAAAAATTGCTGAAGCCCCATCATAAAAAAGCCTTGGTTTTGGGAACCGGAGGGGCATCAAAGGCCATCTGTTTTGTGTTGGATGAACTGGGCATTGATCATGCCTATGTATCCCGAAGCAAAAAGAAAAACCAGTTCACCTACGAAGAACTCACCAAAGATATTGTAGAAGCATACAAGGTGATTATCAACTGTACCCCGCTGGGCACCCACCCCAATGTAGAAAACAAACCGGACCTGCCTTACCAACATATTGGAAACAAGCACCTTCTGTTCGATTTGATCTACAACCCTGAAAAAACTACTTTTTTGGCTTTGGGGGAAGCAAATGGCGCCACCATTTCCAATGGATTGGAAATGTTGCTAGGGCAAGCCGAAAAGGCTTGGGAAATCTGGAACACACCCTAA
- a CDS encoding DUF368 domain-containing protein, translated as MKARRLVDYIFITLKGMAMGAADVVPGVSGGTIAFISGIYEELITSINNINLSLFTTLKKEGFKAAWNKVNGNFLLALFLGIFISVLSLAKFLSWLLENEPILLWSFFFGLVLASIFFVGKEITKWTMATVVVFILGAAVAFFITELPPSDNAESLPYLFLSGALAVCAMILPGISGAFILVLLGSYKTILDAVHERDITIVLTVAVGAIFGLLSFARLLKWMFNHYKNITLALLTGFILGSLNKIWPWKKVLQTKTFGEKTIVVDDMNVWPSAFEGDNQLILAIILAMIGFSLIFILEKVASKK; from the coding sequence ATGAAAGCACGTCGATTAGTTGACTATATCTTTATTACCCTAAAAGGAATGGCCATGGGGGCGGCCGATGTGGTCCCAGGTGTCTCGGGAGGTACCATTGCCTTTATCTCGGGAATCTATGAAGAGCTCATCACCTCCATCAACAATATAAACCTGTCCCTTTTTACAACCTTAAAAAAAGAGGGGTTCAAAGCAGCATGGAACAAGGTCAACGGAAACTTTTTGCTGGCACTCTTCCTCGGAATATTCATCAGTGTGCTTTCATTGGCCAAATTTTTGAGTTGGCTGCTTGAAAATGAGCCCATTTTATTGTGGTCCTTTTTCTTCGGGCTTGTATTGGCCAGTATCTTTTTCGTAGGGAAGGAAATCACAAAATGGACCATGGCCACCGTTGTTGTATTTATTCTTGGTGCCGCAGTGGCCTTCTTCATCACCGAACTGCCACCCAGTGACAATGCGGAAAGTCTTCCATATCTATTTCTATCTGGAGCTTTGGCGGTTTGTGCCATGATTCTTCCGGGAATTTCCGGGGCCTTTATTTTGGTGCTTCTAGGGTCCTATAAAACCATCTTGGATGCGGTTCATGAACGAGACATCACAATAGTGCTCACGGTGGCGGTAGGGGCCATATTTGGACTTTTGAGTTTCGCCCGACTATTGAAATGGATGTTCAACCACTACAAAAACATAACCCTAGCGTTGCTTACTGGCTTCATCCTCGGCTCCTTGAACAAAATATGGCCTTGGAAAAAAGTATTGCAGACCAAAACATTTGGAGAGAAAACCATCGTGGTCGATGATATGAATGTGTGGCCATCCGCTTTTGAGGGCGACAATCAGTTAATCCTTGCCATTATCCTAGCTATGATAGGTTTTTCACTTATTTTTATCTTGGAAAAAGTTGCTTCCAAAAAATAA
- a CDS encoding OstA-like protein, with the protein MDLKRISFFILFLTCFMAPAQEETQGRQINIVYGANFTKDEEQFPGASIFSKDDERQVQFEHQGADLWCDIAIFYNQENRLRAIGNVRLQQGDSIEMNSAKLDWNGNTSLAKAWENVDLSDGKMTLTTDTLYFDREKQISYYNSGGKVVDSVNVLTSKIGTYFTELKKVQFKNKVHIDNPEYIIDSEQLDYYRTSKNAYMYGPSTIIGEDYKIYCERGFYDTKIEQGYGIKNTRIDYDNKIIEGDSLYFDKLTEFASATNNIKITDTINNGVIKAHYAEVFKAKDSVFATKRAVSISLVQQDSLYMHGDTLMVTGKEEERILRAFRNAKFYKTDLSGKCDSIHFSEKTGVTQLITDPILWNVDNQITGDSIHLISDMETEKLDSLKVIENAFIISLDTISKTGYNQAKGKNLLGKFIENELKIIDLIQNTEVIYYVYNDDNELVGIDKTICSKIRLLMADSDIEDITFFVNPDGDIFPETDLPVESRKLKGFVWRGEERIMSKDEIFDEDDNNIQLVKIRGIDNPIDIDAEEEERQKNENDPVNAVNNKAVKPKKTQIKKAQSP; encoded by the coding sequence ATGGATTTGAAAAGGATTTCTTTTTTCATTCTGTTCCTTACCTGTTTCATGGCCCCGGCCCAAGAAGAAACCCAGGGCAGGCAAATAAACATTGTCTATGGCGCCAATTTCACCAAGGATGAGGAACAATTTCCAGGGGCGTCCATTTTCAGTAAGGATGATGAGCGCCAAGTACAGTTTGAACATCAAGGCGCAGACTTATGGTGCGATATTGCCATTTTTTACAATCAAGAAAATAGATTGAGAGCCATAGGCAATGTTAGGCTCCAACAGGGAGATTCCATCGAAATGAACAGTGCAAAACTGGATTGGAACGGTAACACCAGTCTGGCCAAAGCTTGGGAGAATGTGGATTTATCCGACGGAAAAATGACCTTGACCACCGACACTCTTTATTTTGATCGGGAAAAACAGATTTCCTACTACAATTCCGGAGGTAAGGTAGTGGATTCTGTAAATGTGCTCACCAGTAAAATAGGCACCTATTTCACAGAGCTCAAAAAAGTACAGTTCAAAAATAAGGTTCATATTGACAATCCCGAGTATATTATCGACTCGGAACAACTGGATTATTACCGTACCTCCAAAAATGCCTATATGTACGGTCCCTCCACCATAATAGGGGAAGATTATAAGATCTACTGCGAACGTGGGTTTTACGATACCAAGATTGAACAAGGCTACGGCATCAAAAACACACGTATCGACTACGACAACAAAATCATAGAAGGCGATAGCCTTTATTTTGACAAGCTTACCGAATTTGCATCGGCCACCAACAACATAAAGATTACGGACACCATCAATAACGGAGTCATCAAGGCCCATTATGCAGAGGTATTTAAAGCGAAGGATTCCGTTTTTGCCACAAAACGCGCCGTTTCCATAAGCTTGGTGCAACAAGATTCACTCTATATGCATGGCGATACCCTTATGGTCACGGGCAAAGAAGAGGAACGAATTCTACGTGCCTTCCGAAATGCCAAGTTTTATAAAACGGATTTAAGCGGAAAGTGCGATTCCATCCACTTCAGTGAAAAAACAGGTGTCACCCAATTGATTACGGACCCAATCCTCTGGAATGTGGATAACCAAATTACAGGAGACAGCATCCACTTAATCTCGGATATGGAAACAGAAAAGCTGGATTCACTTAAAGTTATTGAAAACGCCTTTATCATTTCATTGGACACCATCAGCAAGACAGGGTACAATCAAGCCAAAGGAAAAAACCTCCTGGGAAAATTCATCGAAAACGAGCTGAAAATCATAGACCTGATCCAAAACACCGAGGTCATATACTACGTATATAATGATGATAACGAGTTGGTTGGCATTGATAAGACCATCTGCAGTAAAATACGGCTGTTGATGGCCGATAGTGATATTGAGGACATTACCTTTTTTGTGAATCCGGATGGGGATATTTTCCCTGAGACAGATCTTCCGGTGGAGAGCAGAAAATTAAAAGGTTTTGTGTGGCGGGGTGAGGAACGCATCATGAGTAAGGACGAAATTTTTGATGAGGACGACAACAACATCCAACTGGTAAAAATTCGGGGCATTGACAATCCCATCGATATAGATGCAGAAGAAGAAGAGCGCCAAAAAAATGAAAATGACCCCGTCAATGCAGTAAACAACAAAGCCGTAAAGCCCAAAAAGACCCAAATAAAGAAAGCCCAGAGCCCTTAA